From a single Herbiconiux sp. SALV-R1 genomic region:
- a CDS encoding DivIVA domain-containing protein: MSVPFPRTRTSSLGYDTEEVDDFLAKARLAYDDRAAGPGGAPVLTSEMVRSTAFTMQKGGYYPPAVDAALERLEDAFALRERDAAYRETGDERWYADARQRAAEILARLERPEGKRFTKAGPLSVGYHPKDVDEFADHLVEYFRSGADVSVTDVRTVAFRSRRGGYSEAQVDAVLDAVVDVMLAVR, encoded by the coding sequence GTGAGCGTACCGTTTCCCCGCACCCGCACCTCGAGCCTCGGCTACGACACCGAGGAGGTCGACGACTTCCTCGCCAAGGCGCGACTGGCGTACGACGACCGTGCCGCGGGCCCCGGTGGCGCCCCGGTGCTCACCAGCGAGATGGTGCGCAGCACGGCCTTCACCATGCAGAAAGGCGGCTACTACCCGCCCGCCGTCGACGCGGCGCTCGAGCGGCTCGAAGACGCCTTCGCGCTGCGCGAGCGCGACGCCGCCTACCGCGAGACCGGCGACGAGCGTTGGTACGCCGACGCCAGGCAGCGCGCCGCCGAGATCCTCGCCCGCCTGGAGCGGCCCGAGGGCAAGCGCTTCACGAAGGCCGGCCCGCTGAGCGTCGGGTACCACCCGAAAGACGTAGACGAGTTCGCCGACCACCTGGTGGAGTACTTCCGCTCGGGGGCGGATGTGAGCGTCACGGATGTGCGCACCGTCGCCTTCCGCTCCCGCCGCGGCGGGTACAGCGAGGCGCAGGTCGACGCGGTGCTCGACGCCGTCGTCGACGTCATGCTCGCGGTGCGCTGA